In Fusarium oxysporum Fo47 chromosome XII, complete sequence, one DNA window encodes the following:
- a CDS encoding major facilitator superfamily domain-containing protein, with amino-acid sequence MAGGAIPTAAPQLAGGYLTGRALIYPLSLVISLFFLWGFSYGLLDVLNKHFQTVLGITKLESTGLQVMYFGGGYLLFSPIAAEVLKRRGYKLTILMGLALYSLGAVLFWPVAKSADSNANGRAVFGGFCACTLVIACGLATLETAANSYAVVIGAPESASARLQFCQSWNGVASFIGPLIASKFFFTGENQNNLTNVQYVYLAVACAGAAVGVLFFFAKLPEVSEAVLEDDQAGHVAQGSIWKQWNMWFAFGAQFCYVGAQVTIATFFINYAHENGDITTAKGSNMLSYALITFTVGRFVATGLAVIFSSEFIMVVYSCCAIALTAYVSAAPRGVASVGILIAVFFFMAPMYPTIFAMGTRNLGHHTRRAAGILVMGVSGGAVFPPVQGAIADAKGTRISYIVPTIGFVYVLGYVAVNWVRGGITFMAPKAEESTVDEITYDNEKNDVIVEQREKKNNDMA; translated from the coding sequence ATGGCAGGCGGTGCTATTCCCACAGCGGCTCCCCAGCTCGCAGGCGGCTACCTGACCGGTCGCGCGCTCATCTACCCCCTCTCCCTCGTcatctccctcttcttcctctgggGATTCTCCTACGGTCTTCTCGATGTCCTCAACAAGCATTTCCAAACCGTCCTCGGCATCACAAAGCTCGAGTCCACTGGCCTGCAGGTCATGTACTTTGGTGGCGGTTATCTCCTCTTTTCTCCCATTGCTGCTGAGGTTCTTAAGCGACGCGGTTACAAGCTTACTATCCTGATGGGTCTTGCTCTCTACTCTCTCGGTGCTGTCCTGTTTTGGCCTGTTGCCAAGTCTGCTGATAGCAACGCCAACGGTCGCGctgtctttggtggtttCTGCGCTTGCACCCTCGTCATCGCTTGTGGTCTCGCTACTCTCGAAACTGCCGCCAACTCTTACGCTGTCGTCATCGGCGCTCCTGAGTCTGCATCTGCTCGTCTCCAGTTCTGCCAGTCTTGGAACGGTGTCGCGTCCTTCATCGGTCCCCTCATCGCCTCcaagttcttcttcaccGGCGAGAACCAGAACAACCTCACCAACGTCCAGTATGTCTACCTCGCTGTCGCCTGTGCTGGCGCCGCTGTCGGtgtcctcttcttcttcgccaagcTTCCCGAGGTCAGCGAGGCTGTTCTTGAGGATGACCAGGCTGGCCACGTCGCTCAGGGCTCCATCTGGAAGCAGTGGAACATGTGGTTCGCCTTCGGTGCTCAGTTCTGCTACGTCGGTGCCCAGGTCACCATTGCtaccttcttcatcaactacGCCCACGAGAACGGTGACATCACCACTGCCAAGGGTAGCAACATGCTGAGCTATGCTCTCATCACCTTCACTGTCGGTCGATTCGTCGCTACTGGTCTTGCTGTCATCTTCAGCTCCGAGTTCATCATGGTTGTCTACTCTTGCTGTGCCATCGCTCTTACTGCCTACGTCAGCGCTGCTCCCAGGGGTGTTGCCAGTGTCGGTATCCTCAttgccgtcttcttcttcatggcTCCCATGTACCCCACCATCTTCGCCATGGGTACCCGAAACCTCGGCCACCACACTCGACGTGCTGCTGGTATCCTTGTCATGGGTGTATCGGGCGGTGCCGTGTTCCCCCCTGTACAGGGAGCCATAGCTGATGCCAAGGGCACTCGTATCTCCTACATCGTCCCTACTATCGGCTTCGTCTACGTCCTTGGCTATGTCGCTGTCAACTGGGTTCGCGGCGGAATTACATTTATGGCCcccaaggctgaggagtCTACTGTCGACGAGATTACCTACGATAACGAGAAGAACGATGTCATCGTTGAGCAgcgcgagaagaagaacaacgACATGGCTTAA
- a CDS encoding ankyrin repeat-containing domain protein has product MWDNWRLQPLHYASAAGHVDIVNLLIGKVDLDPKDIYGRTPLIHCITNGHIATASVLLENGANIEFHDGTNWTPLLYAINGGRVGIVDLLLHKGAQVRPMMKTHKFMSQPLRERHLAVIKLLLERGAVEEIRRFADENLLLWAAEKGHHHLGRRLVLREEFRTPISTNGVTALAYASEKGNCEIVMELLEKEVSPNERCSGRELPLSYAIARGHVSITKELLKHKADPNARSGKGMDGQMILFKASKLGNPDIIEGLITWGADVNARDANAWTPIFHTAYNGHLSATEKLINRGADLEVSNTSDKTPLWIAKKRKHTEVADLISSHLEIV; this is encoded by the coding sequence ATGTGGGATAACTGGCGTTTGCAACCTCTCCACTACGCTAGTGCTGCTGGTCATGTGGATATTGTGAATCTGTTAATTGGCAAAGTTGATCTTGACCCAAAAGACATCTATGGCAGGACGCCTCTCATTCATTGTATCACGAACGGACATATAGCAACAGCTAGTGTGCTTTTAGAGAATGGGGCCAATATTGAATTCCATGATGGGACCAACTGGACACCACTGCTGTATGCTATCAATGGTGGACGAGTTGGCATTGTTGACTTGCTCCTTCATAAGGGCGCCCAGGTACGGCCAATGATGAAAACTCACAAGTTTATGTCACAACCTTTGAGGGAAAGACATCTTGCCGTCatcaagctgcttcttgaacGGGGGGCGGTGGAGGAGATTCGTCGTTTTGCTGACGAAAACCTCCTGCTTTGGGCTGCCGAGAAGGGACATCATCACCTCGGTCGTCGACTCGTTCTCCGCGAAGAATTCCGAACGCCCATCTCTACCAACGGTGTCACTGCACTCGCATATGCTTCTGAAAAAGGAAATTGTGAAATCGTGATGGAACTACTCGAAAAGGAAGTAAGCCCTAACGAAAGGTGCAGCGGTCGTGAGCTACCATTGTCATATGCTATAGCGCGAGGACACGTAAGTATCACGAAAGAGCTACTGAAACACAAAGCAGACCCAAATGCAAGATCTGGGAAAGGTATGGATGGTCAAATGATTCTCTTTAAAGCATCTAAGCTGGGAAATCCGGATATCATTGAGGGCCTTATTACTTGGGGGGCCGATGTCAACGCTAGGGATGCTAATGCCTGGACTCCAATCTTCCATACTGCTTACAATGGACATCTAAGCGCTACTgaaaagcttataaatagGGGAGCGGATCTTGAGGTTTCTAATACTTCCGATAAGACGCCACTTTGGATTGCTAAGAAGCGGAAACACACAGAGGTCGCAGATCTTATATCTAGTCACCTTGAgatagtataa